In Aminivibrio sp., the following proteins share a genomic window:
- the rimI gene encoding ribosomal protein S18-alanine N-acetyltransferase, translating into MELDFCSSADLDGICSVEERSFSSPWPRAVIEADLTGDNPCLYLCARGGGRILGFGVLLRKGKTAGLANLAVLPEFRRRGVGSQLLAGLAEIAVSMGCSRMSLYVRQSNTGAADLYRLFGFAVLGRHKGYYAGGEDALIMEAPLPLRLPGDGGDIPPRG; encoded by the coding sequence GTGGAACTGGACTTCTGCTCCTCCGCCGACCTGGACGGTATCTGCTCGGTGGAGGAGCGGTCCTTCTCTTCACCCTGGCCCCGGGCGGTCATCGAGGCCGACCTGACAGGGGACAACCCCTGCCTTTACCTGTGTGCCAGGGGAGGCGGCCGCATCCTCGGCTTCGGAGTCCTTCTCAGGAAGGGAAAAACCGCCGGGCTGGCGAACCTTGCCGTGCTACCCGAATTCCGGAGACGGGGAGTGGGATCCCAGCTTCTGGCCGGACTCGCCGAAATTGCCGTATCCATGGGGTGCAGCCGGATGAGCCTCTATGTCAGACAGTCGAACACCGGGGCGGCGGATCTATACCGTCTCTTCGGGTTTGCGGTTCTCGGGCGGCACAAAGGATACTACGCCGGCGGAGAAGACGCCCTGATAATGGAAGCGCCCCTTCCCCTCCGCCTTCCCGGGGACGGCGGAGACATTCCGCCGCGGGGCTGA